In Thermoplasmata archaeon, one genomic interval encodes:
- a CDS encoding NAD+ synthase: MAELVPRFKEEQVFIIQAFIVASIRESGRKGVVLGLSGGVDSALVARLCADALGPARVLAVAMPVGKGGIDLRDARKFAKGLGIEFRVVGIAPIVAAIERQLNASGAGRTALGNIRARARMVVLYYIANTEGRIVMGTGNKSEICCGYFSKWGDGGVDFLPIGDLYKTQVHQMARHLALPPEIVDRVPTAGLWTGQTDEGELGITYDELDRILLGIELELEPEAIAEKAAVPLDHVNHVRRLVASSVHKRKMPLIPKVGIRTVGLDWRE, from the coding sequence GTGGCCGAACTGGTCCCGCGATTCAAAGAGGAACAGGTCTTCATCATCCAAGCGTTCATCGTCGCCTCGATCCGGGAGAGCGGCCGGAAGGGCGTCGTGCTCGGGTTGAGTGGCGGCGTCGACTCGGCCCTCGTCGCGAGGTTGTGCGCCGACGCGCTCGGCCCGGCGCGCGTCTTGGCGGTCGCGATGCCCGTGGGAAAAGGCGGCATCGATCTCAGGGACGCCCGAAAGTTCGCGAAGGGGCTCGGCATCGAGTTTCGGGTTGTCGGGATCGCGCCGATCGTGGCCGCCATCGAGAGGCAGCTGAACGCGTCCGGCGCCGGCCGCACCGCCCTCGGGAATATCCGCGCCCGCGCCCGGATGGTCGTCCTCTACTACATCGCGAATACGGAAGGACGCATCGTCATGGGCACGGGGAACAAGTCCGAGATCTGTTGCGGATATTTCTCCAAGTGGGGGGACGGCGGTGTGGACTTCCTCCCGATCGGCGACCTCTACAAGACGCAGGTGCATCAGATGGCCCGCCACCTTGCCCTGCCGCCGGAAATCGTCGACAGGGTGCCGACGGCGGGTCTGTGGACGGGGCAGACGGACGAAGGCGAACTCGGCATCACGTACGACGAGCTCGATCGGATCCTCCTGGGGATCGAGCTGGAGCTGGAGCCCGAGGCGATCGCGGAGAAGGCCGCTGTGCCCTTGGACCACGTGAACCACGTCCGACGCCTCGTCGCCTCGAGCGTCCACAAACGGAAGATGCCGCTAATCCCGAAGGTCGGCATCCGCACGGTGGGCCTCGACTGGCGCGAATAG
- a CDS encoding methyltransferase domain-containing protein: MNANEATLVWVDEYSRMAEAYDANVAPRFEPITHEVVRLADPKPNELFLDVGTGTGLLACVLAPRVLPQGVVAIDLADGAISVASYRAGNAGIRNIRFEMLDSRNIVYRGKLFDGAASNLGIPGLGYDRVFQEVRRVLKPTGRFVFSEWPTDPTPSFAAFR, translated from the coding sequence GTGAACGCGAACGAGGCGACGCTCGTCTGGGTCGACGAGTACAGCCGGATGGCGGAGGCCTACGACGCGAACGTCGCGCCGCGGTTCGAGCCGATCACCCACGAGGTCGTGCGCCTCGCGGACCCGAAGCCGAACGAGCTCTTCCTCGACGTCGGCACGGGCACCGGCCTGCTGGCGTGCGTGCTCGCGCCGCGGGTCCTGCCGCAAGGCGTCGTCGCGATCGACCTCGCGGATGGCGCGATCTCCGTCGCGAGCTACCGCGCCGGGAACGCGGGGATCCGGAACATCCGGTTCGAGATGCTCGACTCCCGGAACATCGTGTACCGGGGCAAGCTGTTCGACGGCGCCGCGAGCAACCTCGGGATCCCGGGCCTCGGATACGACCGGGTGTTCCAGGAGGTTCGCCGGGTCCTAAAGCCGACCGGCCGGTTCGTCTTCAGCGAGTGGCCGACGGACCCGACCCCGTCCTTCGCCGCATTCCGGG